A genomic stretch from Kribbella jejuensis includes:
- a CDS encoding Clp protease N-terminal domain-containing protein, whose protein sequence is MTPGPDLQQLINTIKADAGSDDELAQLATAAATINDLTTTSDAALGFFVDRARGAGKSWVEISAVLGVSKQAAHKRFADSWTARPAFERYTQRAMAVVQAAAGVAAERNHDFVGTEHLLLALYKEPDSIATKILVAHGITEDSVRAAVDTQSPARERTGEPLTLDAENPPYTRRAAHVLQGAAGEALTLGHNYVGTEHLLLAFYRDQAGIATKILLDQGLDETTAWKDIRTALESFGK, encoded by the coding sequence ATGACTCCTGGACCTGACTTGCAGCAGCTCATCAACACGATCAAGGCCGACGCCGGTAGTGACGACGAGCTCGCGCAGCTCGCGACCGCGGCAGCAACGATCAACGACCTGACCACCACGAGCGACGCAGCCCTCGGTTTCTTCGTCGACCGCGCCCGCGGTGCCGGGAAGTCCTGGGTGGAGATCAGCGCCGTCCTCGGCGTCAGCAAACAGGCCGCCCACAAACGCTTCGCCGACTCCTGGACCGCGCGCCCGGCCTTCGAGCGGTACACCCAGCGAGCGATGGCCGTCGTACAAGCGGCCGCCGGGGTCGCCGCCGAGCGCAACCACGATTTCGTCGGCACGGAGCACCTGCTCCTCGCGCTGTACAAGGAACCCGACTCGATCGCGACCAAGATCCTGGTCGCCCACGGCATCACCGAGGACTCGGTCCGTGCCGCCGTCGACACTCAGAGCCCCGCCCGTGAGCGGACCGGCGAGCCGCTGACCCTCGACGCCGAGAACCCGCCGTACACCCGCCGCGCCGCCCACGTCCTCCAGGGCGCCGCCGGCGAGGCCCTCACCCTCGGCCACAACTACGTCGGCACCGAGCACCTCCTGTTGGCCTTCTACCGAGACCAGGCCGGCATCGCAACCAAAATCCTCCTCGACCAGGGCCTCGACGAAACGACCGCCTGGAAAGACATCCGCACAGCCCTGGAGTCCTTCGGCAAGTAA
- a CDS encoding serine hydrolase domain-containing protein: MSDWSARLQELAVAADVTGAVLGIWYDGDTTIAPYGVLNRTTQTAVTADSLFQLGSISKSWTASMIVQLAAEGRLGLDDPIVKLLPEAPVDPRVTIRQLLTHTSGIDGDLFTDTGRGDDCLQRYVALLADVDQLFEPGTAYSYCNAGFVLLGRLIEVLDGHTWDESLRARLIEPLGLQHTVTLPEEAILLNAAVGHTAADGSRVKTWQLPRSIGPAGTITASAADLLEYAKLHLTDEHYAAMQEPQVPYAAGIGGFVDLGLTWRIYDWSGRRLFGHDGSTISQLAFLRIDPEARLIMCLLTNSGNGTRLFEPLASEVFTEYAGVAHPAAPQPADAPVDDRHTGRYERASVRMDVNLRDDRLIMVESATGDRLAFAEEPVHEYELLPTEPLDGNHFVTRYSPDDPWVPVTFTPTYVFTSGRVTPRR, from the coding sequence ATGTCTGACTGGTCTGCGCGGTTGCAAGAGTTGGCGGTGGCGGCTGACGTCACCGGTGCGGTGCTCGGGATCTGGTACGACGGCGACACGACGATCGCGCCGTACGGCGTCCTGAACCGCACCACCCAAACAGCGGTCACCGCCGACTCGCTGTTCCAGCTCGGCTCGATCAGCAAGTCGTGGACCGCGTCGATGATCGTCCAACTGGCTGCGGAGGGCCGCCTCGGCCTGGACGACCCGATCGTGAAACTGTTGCCTGAGGCACCGGTCGACCCGCGGGTCACGATCCGTCAGCTGCTCACGCACACCAGCGGCATCGACGGCGACCTGTTCACCGACACCGGCCGCGGCGACGACTGCCTGCAGCGGTACGTCGCACTGCTCGCGGACGTCGACCAGCTCTTCGAACCAGGTACGGCGTACTCGTACTGCAACGCCGGGTTCGTCCTGCTCGGTCGCCTGATCGAAGTACTCGACGGCCACACCTGGGACGAGTCGCTCAGGGCCCGTCTGATCGAGCCGCTCGGTCTGCAACACACCGTGACTCTCCCGGAAGAGGCGATCCTGCTCAACGCCGCGGTCGGTCACACCGCCGCTGACGGGTCCCGGGTGAAGACCTGGCAGCTCCCGCGCAGCATCGGCCCCGCCGGGACGATCACGGCGAGCGCCGCGGACCTGCTGGAGTACGCCAAACTGCACCTGACCGACGAGCATTATGCCGCGATGCAGGAGCCGCAGGTACCGTACGCGGCCGGCATCGGTGGGTTCGTCGACCTCGGACTGACCTGGCGCATCTACGACTGGAGCGGCAGGCGGCTGTTCGGGCACGACGGGTCGACGATCTCGCAGCTCGCGTTCCTCCGGATCGACCCGGAAGCCCGGCTGATCATGTGTCTGCTGACGAACTCCGGCAACGGCACCCGCCTGTTCGAACCGCTCGCCTCCGAGGTGTTCACGGAGTACGCCGGGGTCGCGCACCCCGCGGCGCCGCAGCCGGCCGACGCACCGGTCGACGACCGCCACACCGGCCGGTACGAGCGGGCAAGTGTCCGGATGGACGTCAACCTCCGCGACGACCGCCTGATCATGGTGGAGAGCGCGACGGGGGACCGGCTCGCATTCGCCGAGGAGCCGGTGCACGAGTACGAACTGCTGCCCACCGAACCGCTGGACGGGAACCATTTCGTCACCCGCTACTCCCCGGACGACCCGTGGGTTCCGGTCACCTTCACGCCGACCTACGTCTTCACCTCCGGCCGAGTGACGCCCAGGCGGTGA
- a CDS encoding ATP-binding protein, with protein MTSAPAELPRKAGDLRAAGYLPRSIKAEIRDNLLKELRAGRDPWPGIVGFTRTVIPQLERALLAGHDVVLLGERGQGKTRLLRTLVGLLDEWTPVIEGAELPEHPLDPITPASRRRAAELGDDLPVAWLHRDLRYAEKLATPDTSVGDLIGDVDPVKVAEGRSLGDPETIHFGLVPRAHRGIVAINELPDLAERIQVALLNVMEERDIQVRGYTLRLPLDVLLVATANPEDYTNRGRIITPLKDRFGAEVRTHYPLDIDAEVDVIRQEAEFTAEVGEPLLEVLARFVRHLRESTSIDQRSGVSARFAVAAAETIAAAALRRSAITGEEPAVARPVDLEAVPAVLRGKLEFEPGEEGREIELLEYLLRRSVADTARERFAGLDLTPLAHAVADGNLVTTGERVPGREVLSALPELPVLHDVAARAGVDADDSPGRIAAAVELALEMLYLSKRVAKDADDDTTVYGA; from the coding sequence GTGACTAGTGCACCTGCTGAACTTCCGCGTAAGGCCGGTGACCTCCGGGCCGCCGGATACCTTCCTCGGTCGATCAAGGCCGAGATCCGTGACAACCTGCTGAAAGAACTCCGCGCCGGGCGGGATCCGTGGCCCGGCATCGTCGGATTCACCCGGACGGTGATTCCGCAACTCGAACGCGCCCTGCTCGCGGGCCACGACGTCGTACTGCTCGGTGAGCGCGGTCAGGGCAAGACCCGCCTCCTCCGCACCCTGGTCGGCCTGCTCGACGAGTGGACCCCGGTGATCGAGGGCGCCGAACTCCCCGAGCACCCGCTCGACCCCATCACGCCTGCCTCGCGCCGACGCGCCGCCGAACTCGGCGACGACCTCCCGGTCGCGTGGCTGCACCGCGACCTGCGGTACGCCGAGAAGCTCGCGACGCCGGACACGAGTGTCGGCGACCTGATCGGCGACGTCGACCCGGTGAAGGTTGCCGAGGGCCGCAGTCTCGGCGACCCGGAGACCATCCACTTCGGGCTGGTACCGCGGGCGCACCGCGGCATCGTCGCGATCAACGAGCTCCCGGACCTGGCCGAGCGGATCCAGGTCGCGTTGCTGAACGTGATGGAGGAGCGCGACATCCAGGTCCGCGGGTACACGCTCCGGCTGCCGCTCGACGTGTTGCTGGTGGCAACGGCCAACCCCGAGGACTACACCAACCGCGGCCGGATCATCACCCCGCTGAAGGACCGGTTCGGCGCCGAGGTCCGGACCCACTACCCGCTCGACATCGACGCCGAGGTGGACGTGATCCGGCAGGAGGCCGAGTTCACCGCCGAGGTCGGCGAGCCGTTGCTGGAGGTACTGGCCCGGTTCGTCCGGCACCTGCGCGAGTCGACGTCGATCGACCAGCGGTCCGGCGTCTCCGCCCGGTTCGCGGTCGCCGCGGCCGAGACGATCGCCGCCGCCGCATTACGCCGTTCCGCGATCACCGGCGAGGAGCCGGCCGTCGCTCGACCGGTCGACCTCGAGGCCGTGCCCGCCGTCCTGCGGGGCAAGCTCGAGTTCGAGCCGGGTGAGGAAGGCCGCGAGATCGAGCTGCTCGAGTACCTGCTGCGGCGTTCGGTGGCCGACACCGCGCGCGAGCGGTTCGCCGGGCTCGACCTGACCCCGCTCGCCCATGCGGTTGCCGACGGCAACCTTGTGACGACCGGGGAGCGGGTACCCGGTCGTGAGGTGCTGTCGGCGCTGCCCGAGCTGCCGGTACTGCACGACGTCGCCGCCCGGGCCGGCGTGGACGCCGACGACTCACCGGGCCGGATCGCCGCCGCCGTCGAACTCGCCCTGGAGATGCTCTACCTGTCGAAACGGGTGGCCAAGGACGCCGACGACGACACCACGGTGTACGGAGCCTGA
- a CDS encoding vWA domain-containing protein — MTGIPEGWSYGPWHDGPDPLRPPADLRDALDEIGRDVMNGSSPRSALEELLRRGTRNTQGLDDLTRRLWERRREIQRRHNLDGTLQDVQRLLDEALEAERRELFPNPSDDARFKEAELDALPSGTAAAVRELANYQWESSEARQKYEEIRELLGRELLGSRFEGMKEALQQTTPEDVERINEMLTDLNALLAAHAQGRPDVPQLFDEFMAKHGEFFPENPQNVAELIDALAQRAAAAQRMLNSMTPEQRAELMELSQQAFGNAQLSQQLSQLDAQLQALRPGEDWYSSERMSGDDPLGLAEGAQAMSDLAELDALAEQLAQSYPGARLEDIDLDALTRQLGDEATVDARRLSELERQLRDQGLIERAPDGSLQLSPKALRQLGQTALADVLRTARGSGERDAANAGAAGELSGSSRPWQFGDTQPWDVPRTVRNAVLRTAHRGGGGVKLDVADVEIAETEHRARAAVALLVDTSWSMVQEGRWLPMKRTALALHQLISTRYRNDALQLITFGRYAGVVELPQLIGMEGTWEQGTNAHHALLLAGRHLRRHPDAQPVVLMVTDGEPTAHLEPDGTAEFSYPPEPATLRKTIFEVDRLAKLGASLTVFRLGDDPRLNAFVDLLARRSGGRVVAPDADGLGAAVVGDYLRTRRKL; from the coding sequence ATGACCGGCATCCCTGAAGGCTGGTCGTACGGGCCGTGGCACGACGGGCCGGATCCGCTCCGGCCGCCCGCGGACCTGCGGGACGCGCTGGACGAGATCGGCCGGGACGTGATGAACGGGTCGTCGCCGCGGTCCGCGCTGGAGGAACTGCTCCGGCGCGGCACCCGGAACACCCAGGGGCTGGACGACCTGACCCGCCGGTTGTGGGAGCGCCGCCGCGAGATCCAGCGGCGGCACAACCTCGACGGCACGCTCCAGGACGTCCAGCGGCTGCTCGACGAAGCACTCGAGGCCGAGCGGCGCGAGCTGTTCCCGAACCCGTCCGACGACGCCCGCTTCAAGGAGGCCGAGCTCGACGCGCTGCCGTCCGGTACGGCGGCCGCCGTCCGGGAGCTGGCCAACTACCAGTGGGAGTCGTCGGAGGCCCGGCAGAAGTACGAGGAGATCCGCGAACTGCTCGGGCGCGAGCTGCTCGGGTCGCGGTTCGAGGGCATGAAGGAGGCGCTGCAGCAGACCACGCCCGAGGACGTCGAGCGGATCAACGAGATGCTCACGGACCTGAACGCGCTGCTCGCGGCGCACGCGCAAGGGCGACCCGACGTACCGCAGCTGTTCGACGAGTTCATGGCCAAGCACGGCGAGTTCTTCCCGGAGAATCCGCAGAACGTCGCGGAACTCATCGACGCGCTCGCGCAGCGGGCCGCCGCGGCGCAGCGGATGCTGAACTCGATGACTCCCGAGCAGCGCGCCGAGCTGATGGAGCTCTCGCAGCAGGCGTTCGGCAACGCGCAGTTGTCCCAGCAGCTGTCCCAGCTCGACGCGCAACTGCAGGCATTGCGGCCGGGAGAGGACTGGTACTCCTCGGAGCGGATGAGCGGTGACGATCCGCTCGGGCTCGCCGAGGGCGCGCAGGCGATGTCCGATCTGGCCGAGCTGGATGCGCTGGCCGAGCAACTCGCGCAGTCCTATCCCGGGGCGCGGCTGGAGGACATCGACCTGGACGCACTCACCCGTCAGCTCGGCGACGAGGCGACGGTCGACGCACGCCGGCTGTCCGAACTGGAACGGCAACTGCGTGATCAGGGCCTGATCGAGCGGGCGCCGGACGGCTCGCTGCAGCTGTCGCCGAAGGCGCTCCGGCAGCTCGGTCAGACGGCGTTGGCCGACGTACTGCGGACCGCGCGCGGATCCGGTGAGCGGGACGCCGCCAATGCCGGTGCGGCCGGGGAGCTGAGCGGTTCGAGCCGGCCGTGGCAGTTCGGGGACACCCAGCCGTGGGACGTTCCGCGGACGGTACGCAACGCCGTACTGCGGACCGCTCACCGCGGCGGTGGCGGCGTGAAGCTCGACGTGGCCGATGTGGAGATCGCGGAGACCGAGCACCGGGCCCGGGCCGCGGTCGCGCTGCTCGTCGACACGTCCTGGTCGATGGTGCAGGAGGGCCGCTGGCTGCCGATGAAGCGGACGGCGCTCGCACTGCACCAGCTGATCTCGACCCGGTACCGCAACGACGCGCTGCAGCTGATCACCTTCGGCCGGTACGCCGGGGTCGTGGAGCTGCCGCAGCTGATCGGCATGGAAGGCACCTGGGAGCAGGGCACCAACGCGCACCACGCGCTGCTGCTCGCGGGCCGGCACCTGCGGCGGCACCCGGACGCGCAACCCGTCGTACTGATGGTCACCGACGGCGAGCCGACCGCCCACCTGGAGCCGGACGGCACGGCGGAGTTCTCGTACCCGCCGGAGCCGGCCACGCTGCGCAAGACGATCTTCGAGGTCGACCGGCTGGCCAAGCTCGGTGCCTCGCTGACCGTCTTCCGGCTCGGCGACGATCCGCGGCTGAACGCGTTCGTCGACCTGCTCGCCCGGCGCAGCGGCGGGCGGGTCGTGGCACCGGACGCGGATGGCCTCGGAGCCGCCGTTGTCGGCGACTACCTGCGGACCAGACGAAAGCTGTAG
- the ppdK gene encoding pyruvate, phosphate dikinase, producing MPKLVYDFAEGNKDMKELLGGKGANLAEMTNLGLPVPPGFTITADACRAYLETGAVPAELADEIDHHVHLLERKMGKKLGQADDPLLVSVRSGAAVSMPGMMETVLNVGLNDDSVNGLAHQSGNPRFAWDAYRRLIQMFGKTVLGMDGDVFEDAIEASKQAKGTRNDLDLDADDLRALVETFKQAVLEHTGGEFPQDPRTQMDLAMEAVFRSWNADRAILYRRQERIPADLGTAVNICSMVFGNLGMDSGTGVAFTRDPSTGQPGVYGDYLQNAQGEDVVAGIRNTVPLADLEQLDKTSYDDLMNIMDTLEGHYRDLCDIEFTVERGKLWMLQTRVGKRTAAAAFRIATSLVDEGVIDTDEALKRVKGAQLAQLMFPRFDADASKDLITKAIGASPGAASGQVVFTSAAAVEAAERGEKVILVRRETNPDDLHGMIAAQGILTSRGGKTSHAAVVARGMGKTCVCGAEELDVNVVQGTIKVNGTVIEAGETISIDGTTGEVFRGEVPVVPSPVVQYFEGTLAPDAGDELVASVHRLITRADDVRRLGVRTNADTADDAARARRFGAEGIGLCRTEHMFLGERRESVERLILADNDADREAALAELEPLQRGDFLELLDAMDGLPVTIRLIDPPLHEFLPSMEELAVKVAVARERGSSSNHDEKLLAAVERLHEQNPMLGLRGVRLGLVIPGLFAMQVRAIASAAVELREQGKDPRPEIMIPLVGAVQELHLARDEVTRVLAEVGLDGEIPIGTMIELPRAAVIADQIAEAADFFSFGTNDLTQTTWGFSRDDVEGAFFSRYLEKGIFAVSPFESIDREGVGSLVRTGVERGRATKPDLKVGVCGEHGGDPDSIHFFHEAGLDYVSCSPFRIPVARLEAGRAALDG from the coding sequence GTGCCGAAACTCGTGTACGACTTCGCCGAAGGCAACAAGGACATGAAAGAGCTCCTCGGCGGCAAGGGGGCGAACCTGGCCGAGATGACCAATCTCGGCCTGCCGGTACCACCCGGATTCACCATCACCGCCGACGCCTGCCGTGCGTACCTCGAGACCGGCGCGGTGCCGGCCGAGCTGGCCGACGAGATCGACCACCACGTGCACCTGCTCGAGCGGAAGATGGGCAAGAAGCTCGGTCAGGCGGATGACCCGCTGCTCGTCTCGGTCCGTTCCGGCGCCGCCGTGTCGATGCCCGGGATGATGGAGACGGTGCTGAACGTAGGCCTGAACGACGACTCGGTGAACGGGCTCGCGCACCAGTCGGGCAACCCGCGGTTCGCCTGGGACGCGTACCGCCGGCTGATCCAGATGTTCGGCAAGACCGTGCTCGGCATGGACGGCGACGTCTTCGAGGACGCGATCGAGGCATCGAAACAGGCGAAGGGCACGCGCAACGACCTCGACCTGGACGCGGACGACCTGCGCGCGCTCGTCGAGACCTTCAAGCAGGCGGTGCTGGAGCACACCGGAGGCGAGTTCCCGCAGGACCCGCGGACCCAGATGGACCTCGCGATGGAGGCCGTGTTCCGGTCCTGGAACGCGGACCGCGCGATCCTGTACCGCCGCCAGGAACGGATCCCCGCCGACCTCGGCACGGCGGTCAACATCTGCTCGATGGTGTTCGGCAACCTCGGCATGGACTCCGGGACCGGCGTCGCGTTCACCCGCGATCCGTCCACCGGCCAGCCCGGCGTGTACGGCGACTACCTGCAGAACGCGCAGGGCGAGGACGTCGTCGCGGGCATCCGCAACACGGTCCCGCTCGCGGATCTCGAGCAGCTCGACAAGACGTCGTACGACGACCTGATGAACATCATGGACACGCTCGAAGGGCACTACCGCGACCTGTGCGACATCGAGTTCACGGTCGAACGCGGAAAGCTGTGGATGCTGCAGACCCGGGTGGGCAAGCGGACCGCGGCGGCGGCGTTCCGGATCGCGACCAGCCTGGTCGACGAGGGCGTGATCGACACCGACGAGGCGCTCAAGCGGGTCAAGGGTGCGCAGCTCGCGCAGCTGATGTTCCCGCGGTTCGACGCGGACGCCTCGAAGGACTTGATCACCAAGGCGATCGGTGCCTCGCCGGGCGCGGCGTCAGGGCAGGTCGTGTTCACGTCGGCGGCCGCGGTCGAGGCCGCCGAGCGCGGCGAGAAGGTGATCCTGGTACGGCGGGAGACGAACCCGGACGACCTGCACGGGATGATCGCCGCGCAGGGCATCCTGACCAGCCGCGGCGGCAAGACCTCGCACGCGGCGGTGGTTGCCCGCGGCATGGGCAAGACCTGTGTCTGCGGCGCCGAAGAGCTCGACGTGAACGTTGTCCAGGGCACCATCAAGGTGAACGGCACGGTGATCGAGGCGGGTGAGACGATCTCGATCGACGGCACCACCGGCGAGGTGTTCCGGGGTGAGGTACCGGTCGTACCGTCGCCGGTCGTGCAGTACTTCGAGGGCACGCTCGCTCCGGACGCGGGCGATGAGCTGGTCGCGTCGGTGCACCGGTTGATCACGCGCGCGGACGACGTACGGCGGCTCGGCGTACGGACCAATGCCGACACCGCGGACGACGCGGCCCGGGCGCGGCGGTTCGGGGCCGAGGGGATCGGGCTGTGCCGCACCGAACACATGTTCCTCGGCGAGCGGCGGGAGTCGGTGGAGCGGTTGATCCTCGCGGACAACGACGCGGACCGGGAAGCGGCGCTCGCTGAGCTGGAACCGTTGCAGCGTGGGGATTTCCTGGAGCTGCTGGACGCGATGGACGGGCTGCCGGTGACGATCCGGCTGATCGACCCGCCGCTGCACGAGTTCCTGCCGTCGATGGAGGAGCTCGCGGTGAAGGTCGCGGTGGCGCGCGAGCGCGGTTCGTCGTCGAATCACGACGAGAAGCTGCTCGCGGCGGTCGAACGGCTGCACGAGCAGAACCCGATGCTCGGGTTGCGCGGGGTGCGGCTCGGGCTGGTGATTCCCGGGCTGTTCGCGATGCAGGTGCGGGCGATCGCTTCGGCGGCCGTCGAGTTGCGGGAACAGGGGAAGGACCCGCGGCCGGAGATCATGATTCCGCTGGTCGGCGCCGTACAGGAGTTGCATCTGGCGCGGGACGAGGTGACTCGGGTGCTCGCGGAAGTCGGGCTCGACGGGGAGATTCCGATCGGCACGATGATCGAGTTGCCGCGGGCCGCGGTGATCGCGGACCAGATCGCGGAGGCCGCCGACTTCTTCTCGTTCGGTACCAACGACCTGACCCAGACCACGTGGGGCTTCAGCCGCGACGACGTCGAGGGGGCGTTCTTCTCCCGGTACCTGGAGAAGGGGATCTTCGCGGTGTCGCCGTTCGAGTCGATCGACCGTGAGGGCGTCGGCTCCTTGGTTCGTACTGGTGTCGAACGCGGCCGCGCGACCAAGCCCGACCTCAAGGTAGGCGTCTGCGGCGAACACGGCGGCGACCCCGACAGCATCCACTTCTTCCACGAGGCAGGTCTCGACTACGTCTCCTGCTCGCCGTTCCGTATTCCAGTAGCCCGCCTGGAAGCCGGCCGGGCAGCATTGGACGGGTGA
- a CDS encoding class I SAM-dependent methyltransferase, with protein sequence MTRQTLRHTFGEDAELYDRVRPTYPRELFQDLARQVGSPQRVLEIGPGTGQATGAMVERGWGVTALELSPGLAEVLRRKYPTVEVIAADFDTWELPTAEYDLVVSATAFHWLDPATRVARCVQLLKPGGALAVVSTRHVAGGSEQLFADVQACYDKFTDDPAADRMMAADDVPPDPEGLAKTGLFESVQFGKYVWDATYTTAEYLELLSSYSGHRALTTDRRDRLYDCIAAHIDRSGGSITKRYLNQLSVGICLHQPLHSSAWVGQNNRAGREFTVDFRV encoded by the coding sequence GTGACCCGACAGACCCTGAGACACACCTTCGGCGAGGACGCCGAACTCTACGACCGCGTCCGCCCGACCTACCCGCGCGAGCTCTTCCAAGATCTCGCGCGGCAGGTCGGGTCCCCTCAACGCGTGCTCGAAATCGGCCCCGGCACCGGCCAGGCGACTGGCGCCATGGTCGAACGGGGGTGGGGCGTCACCGCTCTTGAACTCAGTCCCGGGCTCGCGGAGGTTCTCCGGCGGAAGTACCCGACGGTCGAGGTGATCGCCGCGGACTTCGACACCTGGGAGTTGCCGACAGCGGAGTACGACCTGGTCGTCTCCGCCACGGCGTTCCACTGGCTCGACCCCGCGACCCGCGTCGCACGATGCGTGCAGCTACTGAAGCCGGGCGGCGCACTGGCGGTGGTCTCCACCCGCCACGTCGCCGGTGGCTCGGAGCAGCTCTTCGCCGACGTCCAGGCCTGCTACGACAAGTTCACCGACGACCCTGCGGCGGACCGGATGATGGCGGCGGACGACGTACCACCAGACCCGGAAGGGCTGGCGAAGACCGGTCTGTTCGAGTCCGTGCAGTTCGGCAAATATGTCTGGGACGCGACCTACACCACCGCCGAATACCTCGAACTTCTGTCGTCGTACTCAGGCCACCGGGCCTTGACAACCGACCGGCGTGACCGTCTGTACGACTGCATCGCCGCGCACATCGACCGCAGCGGAGGTTCGATCACCAAGCGTTATCTCAATCAACTGTCTGTAGGAATTTGTCTTCACCAACCCTTGCATAGCAGCGCCTGGGTTGGTCAGAATAACCGGGCGGGAAGGGAGTTCACTGTCGACTTTCGGGTCTGA
- a CDS encoding YciI family protein, translating into MAQFVVQLRFDVSETDRRLEVRPAHREYLASLREAGKLVAAGPFTDGTGALLVYDVADEAELRDILAKDPYTPADVYEIATLAEWQTLFPFS; encoded by the coding sequence ATGGCCCAATTTGTCGTCCAGCTGCGCTTCGACGTGTCCGAGACCGACCGCCGCCTGGAGGTCCGCCCGGCGCACCGCGAGTACCTCGCGAGCCTCCGCGAAGCCGGCAAGCTCGTCGCCGCCGGCCCCTTCACCGACGGCACCGGCGCACTGCTGGTCTACGACGTGGCCGACGAAGCCGAGCTCCGCGACATCCTCGCCAAGGACCCGTACACCCCGGCCGACGTCTACGAGATCGCCACTCTCGCCGAATGGCAGACACTCTTCCCGTTCAGCTGA
- a CDS encoding helix-turn-helix domain-containing protein, whose product MTDDYLSRIGNLIRDARKHRGWTQTQLAEVLNTSQSAVNRIEKGHQNLTLEMLARIGEALDSEIVSLGGGPVHLRVVGGRQLSGAIDVKSSKNAGVALLCASLLNKGRTTLRKVARIEEVNRLLEVLNSIGVKTTWLNDAGDLEIVPPARLDLTSMDADAARRTRSIIMFLGPLLHREDAFELPYAGGCDLGTRTVEPHMTALRPFGLEVKATGGQYHALVNRAITPGKPIVLTERGDTVTENAIMAAARFDGVTVIRNASPNYMVQDLCFYLDLLGVKIDGIGTTTLTVHGKADIDVDVDYAPSEDPIEAMSLLTAAIVTKSEITIRRAPVEFLEIELALLEEMGLDYDRSTEYLAENGRTRLVDLTTRPSKLHAPIDKIHPMPFPGLNIDNLPFFAVIAATATGQTLIHDWVYENRAIYLADLNKLGGRVKLLDPHRVMVEGPTHFSGAEMMCPPALRPAVVALIAMLAAKGTSVLRSIYVINRGYEDLATRLNSLGAQIETFRDI is encoded by the coding sequence ATGACCGATGACTACCTGAGCCGGATCGGAAACCTCATCCGGGACGCCCGCAAGCACCGCGGCTGGACGCAGACGCAGCTCGCGGAAGTACTGAACACCAGCCAGAGCGCGGTGAACAGGATCGAGAAGGGTCATCAGAACCTCACCCTCGAGATGCTCGCCCGGATCGGCGAGGCGCTCGACTCCGAAATTGTCTCTCTCGGTGGCGGCCCGGTCCACCTCCGTGTGGTCGGCGGCCGGCAACTTTCCGGTGCGATCGACGTCAAGTCCAGCAAGAACGCCGGCGTCGCGCTGCTCTGCGCGTCGTTGCTCAACAAGGGCCGTACGACGCTGCGCAAGGTCGCCCGGATCGAAGAGGTCAACCGGCTGCTCGAGGTGCTGAACTCGATCGGCGTGAAGACCACCTGGCTGAACGATGCCGGTGACCTGGAGATCGTTCCGCCGGCGCGGCTCGACCTGACCTCGATGGACGCCGACGCGGCCCGCCGTACCCGCTCCATCATCATGTTCCTCGGCCCGCTGCTGCACCGCGAGGACGCGTTCGAGCTGCCGTACGCCGGTGGCTGTGACCTCGGTACCCGTACCGTCGAACCGCACATGACCGCGCTGCGGCCGTTCGGCCTCGAGGTGAAGGCGACCGGCGGTCAGTACCACGCGCTGGTCAACCGGGCGATCACGCCGGGCAAGCCGATCGTGCTGACCGAGCGCGGCGACACCGTGACCGAGAACGCGATCATGGCCGCGGCCCGTTTCGACGGCGTCACCGTGATCCGCAACGCCAGCCCGAACTACATGGTCCAGGACCTGTGCTTCTACCTCGACCTGCTCGGCGTGAAGATCGACGGCATCGGGACCACCACGCTGACCGTGCACGGCAAGGCCGACATCGACGTGGACGTCGACTACGCGCCGTCCGAGGACCCGATCGAGGCGATGAGCCTGCTCACCGCGGCGATCGTGACCAAGTCCGAGATCACCATCCGCCGGGCGCCGGTGGAGTTCCTCGAGATCGAGCTCGCACTGCTCGAGGAGATGGGTCTGGACTACGACCGCAGCACCGAGTACCTGGCCGAGAACGGCCGGACCCGGCTGGTCGACCTGACCACCCGGCCGTCGAAGCTGCACGCGCCGATCGACAAGATCCACCCGATGCCGTTCCCGGGCCTGAACATCGACAACCTGCCGTTCTTCGCGGTGATCGCGGCGACCGCGACCGGGCAGACGCTGATCCACGACTGGGTCTACGAGAACCGCGCGATCTACCTGGCCGACCTGAACAAGCTCGGCGGCCGGGTCAAGCTGCTCGACCCGCACCGGGTGATGGTCGAGGGCCCGACGCACTTCTCCGGCGCCGAGATGATGTGCCCGCCGGCGCTCCGCCCGGCCGTGGTCGCGCTGATCGCGATGCTGGCCGCGAAGGGTACGTCGGTGTTGCGCAGCATCTACGTGATCAACCGCGGGTACGAGGACCTGGCCACCCGGCTGAACTCGCTAGGCGCTCAGATCGAAACCTTCCGGGACATCTGA